A region of Solea solea chromosome 7, fSolSol10.1, whole genome shotgun sequence DNA encodes the following proteins:
- the wdr81 gene encoding WD repeat-containing protein 81 — protein MDWLMHAVEKDLGVDRRQQGPGRRPRELVALVPVRWATALRERRLIRCARFDSVSEAEICTYLQCSQAKLPAGWTRVCVQGVRKNKLSYRLARDPCDQQMEPMAKDSYVKTMQCVSQHNVRNLWRDFHHKLVQPYTGAGEQMHIAAVDAVRHALQKLYNSTFMSTDRASPSLSPAREKEKENYLPSSTSSCFPRSPSDNMCPNVLPAECLLETADMLYVILPYTQYSLQDIVSFSPAKLANSHAKVLFILYQLLSALQACHAAGLSCGELSLQDVAVDEQLCSRLKLNLAHYEELGAEGETNGDVSGRQVPKSVPPRDRLCVSQENKRLCKDCFDELKTLVLDWVHGRVSNFRYLMELNRLAGRREGDPNYHPVLPWVVDFTVPFGKFRDLRRSKFRLNKGDKQLDFTYEMTKEALAAGGGGVGGDLGVSVGAGGAGQSDHLHVPHHISDVLSDITYYVYKARQTPKSVLCSHVRSQWEPNEYPASMERMQSWTPDECIPEFYTDPTIFRSIHPDMPDLDVPSWCKSCEEFVEVHRHLLESREVSQHLHHWIDLTFGFKLSGKEAVKAKNVCLHLVDNHTNLTTYGVVQLFDQPHPPRLSPTQYAPAEPPLLGLAALYVPSLHIPQFNTVVDAVDGMVPESIGCESTGWTMVDRDDELEQGTEALDSLASTGASSSVPLPCVSTAGGKLGGEHAALIVSQSPSSFPGDFTSGLGPGGLRSVVLHRGGAVNKKHGDGSVTATVTEEIKITLPEGFNPLQPLEELEKLSNFLVKSLHAEVQHLTGSSDCTRSGAMAESLPSLTRLYQRDMQALGVLIAEIFFSFKLRGLKPGTPLAQRFQAVMKLCSASLRDVPLSLHHALETLLLIEKHSGEAHREIPDCPRPLLFKYDPICDGLPPPNPCQLLNSVISPFPFPPYFPALHNFIFSFHTKMETTCGAQGRDVVFHLWQQLETLLRGNITAEGLEILLPFILALMLEESTAVYAAWYLFEPISRVLGPRNANKYLLKPLINVYENPHCLRGRFYLYTDCFILQLIVRLGLKAFLSSLLPHVLQVITGFESCTSGSGADTCKGLRAGTCNLEEEEDFQCGEVRPSSGSVSGNMGGGSGGSGVGDAGMVDYSSGISLNDQVFLSEAEDFQNGFYVNNGASVAAGKQHNHNSASKDQDQESLSVGKLSDKSSTSELSLGDGDSIRDRVSLKSADSSQDLKHGSEGEEGGELEEEEVTEANEGKETTETNLELSLSGCTEASGATVVTLEGEFINGMALEEPEKDIVGRQEDDDGQDPSENSEEKEQKILLDTMCKTVRWLSAKLGPTLTSRFIARNLLRLLTNCYIGPENHLFVAPAQEQSSLDSVGMGSVYEKKPVVGDHTAVPVLDCLIYIAQLYGEPVLTYQYLPYIGYLVSPPSSQRLNTRKEASLLAAVALTQKIVVFLSDTTLMDMLMKINQDVLLPLLDLLTTPTMGFPSGVQTRTAVCLKTLSLMALICLRIGREMVQQHMADTLRGFFAVFSLLHCLQPQLDSAPRRVVGEVTVVDVCTPGESNVTYELSVLEELQTVFNSQMAHASYIPFYCLIGDVAIRKLVPNHQLVWQLAQSYHQSLSQVTPETNATATSRPEQPPSSMDLSGRRPFPAPSNSSSPLGDSLPESGTFGSHLVGNRIQVSRDSESGLATSWGRSSHTAPSVTTSSTFTAASVNTFAALPTSWLTGSNLEDSALKQELPRSGRSLQGNWLAYWQYEIGLNQQDPHFHFHQIRLQSFLGHSGTTKCLAPLAGEDYFLSGSKDKTVKLWPLYNHGDGTQEVEPRLTYSEHRKSIFYVGQLETSQEVVSCDGTIHLWDQYTGKWIRSYEAVDGKNPITAVTTMPAPQCSVVFGSADSVLRFIDPRKPGLQHEFRLAYSNLSAGLIRYLAVSPSGRTVAAGFSSGFIVLLDARTGLILKGWPAHEGDILQMKAAEGNLVVSSSTDHTLAVWKDLENKPVRQYKSPSDPIHAFDLYGSEIVSGTVANKIGVYSMADISLSPVSSTKLSSENFRGTLTSLAVLPTKRLLLLGSENGAIRLLA, from the exons ATGGATTGGCTGATGCACGCCGTGGAGAAAGACTTGGGCGTCGACCGGCGGCAGCAAGGTCCGGGCCGGCGTCCCCGCGAGCTCGTTGCCCTGGTTCCTGTGCGCTGGGCGACGGCTCTGAGGGAGAGGAGGCTGATACGCTGCGCCCGCTTCGACAGCGTCAGCGAGGCGGAGATTTGCACGTACCTCCAGTGTTCTCAGGCAAAGCTGCCCGCAGGCTGGACACGAGTGTGTGTTCAGGGTGTGAGGAAAAACAAGCTGAGCTACAGACTGGCCCGAGACCCGTGTGACCAACAGATGGAACCTATGGCAAAGGATTCTTATGTCAAAACCATGCAGTGTGTGTCCCAGCATAATGTCAG GAACCTGTGGCGTGACTTTCATCACAAACTCGTGCAGCCATACACAGGAGCAGGAGAGCAGATGCACATTGCCGCCGTAGACGCCGTGCGTCACGCGCTGCAGAAGCTCTACAACTCCACCTTCATGTCGACCGACAGAGCGTCGCCATCCCTCTCTCCggccagagagaaagagaaagaaaactacCTGCCGTCGTCCACCTCGTCTTGTTTTCCCAGGTCCCCGTCAGACAACATGTGTCCTAACGTCCTGCCTGCAGAGTGTCTGCTGGAGACGGCAGACATGTTGTACGTCATCCTACCATACACGCAGTATTCGCTCCAAGATATCGTCTCCTTCAGCCCAGCCAAGCTCGCTAACAGCCACGCCAAAGTGTTGTTCATCCTCTACCAGTTACTGAGCGCTCTGCAGGCGTGTCACGCAGCGGGTCTGTCTTGTGGTGAGCTCTCCCTGCAGGACGTAGCAGTCGATGAGCAGCTCTGCAGTCGCCTCAAGCTCAACCTGGCCCACTACGAGGAGCTGGGGGCAGAAGGGGAGACAAACGGCGACGTTAGTGGCAGACAAGTGCCAAAAAGTGTCCCACCACGGGACCGCTTGTGCGTGAGCCAAGAGAACAAAAGACTGTGCAAAGACTGCTTTGACGAGCTCAAGACGTTGGTTCTGGACTGGGTGCACGGACGAGTCAGTAACTTCCGCTACTTAATGGAACTGAACAGGTTGGCGGGACGACGAGAAGGAGACCCTAATTACCACCCAGTGCTGCCATGGGTGGTGGATTTCACTGTGCCATTTGGAAAATTCCGCGACCTCCGTAGGTCAAAGTTCAGGCTCAATAAGGGGGACAAACAGCTGGACTTTACATACGAGATGACCAAAGAGGCTCTGGCGGCCGGAGGAGGTGGTGTCGGTGGAGATCTCGGTGTCTCTGTTGGTGCCGGCGGCGCCGGACAGTCAGACCACCTCCACGTTCCCCATCACATCTCTGACGTGCTCTCGGACATCACGTACTACGTCTACAAAGCACGGCAGACGCCCAAATCAGTGTTGTGCAGCCACGTGAGGTCTCAGTGGGAACCCAACGAATACCCAGCCAGTATGGAGCGAATGCAGAGCTGGACTCCCGACGAGTGCATCCCAGAGTTCTACACTGATCCCACCATTTTCCGCTCCATCCACCCCGACATGCCGGACCTGGATGTGCCTTCGTGGTGCAAATCCTGTGAGGAGTTCGTTGAGGTCCACCGCCACCTGCTGGAGAGCAGGGAGGTGTCGCAGCATTTGCATCACTGGATCGACCTCACCTTTGGCTTCAAGCTGTCTGGTAAAGAAGCCGTGAAAGCCAAGAACGTGTGCCTGCACCTCGTGGACAACCACACCAATTTGACTACGTATGGTGTCGTTCAACTGTTTGACCAACCGCACCCGCCCCGCCTGTCCCCCACACAGTACGCTCCAGCAGAACCTCCTCTCCTCGGTCTTGCTGCTCTTTATGTGCCTTCTCTTCACATCCCTCAATTCAACACGGTGGTTGACGCTGTGGATGGAATGGTGCCCGAGTCCATCGGATGTGAGTCCACTGGCTGGACCATGGTGGACAGAGATGATGAGCTGGAGCAAGGCACAGAAGCTCTGGACTCATTGGCATCCACCGGGGCGTCCAGCTCTGTGCCGCTGCCGTGTGTCAGCACAGCAGGAGGGAAACTCGGAGGAGAGCACGCTGCACTGATCGTATCTCAGTCTCCGAGTTCCTTCCCGGGGGATTTTACGAGCGGCTTAGGTCCTGGGGGTTTACGCAGTGTTGTGTTGCACAGAGGCGGAGCCGTGAACAAAAAACACGGCGATGGAAGTGTGACGGCCACCGTGACGGAGGAAATCAAAATCACCCTCCCCGAAGGCTTCAACCCGCTGCAACCTCTGGAAGAGCTGGAGAAGTTGAGCAACTTCCTGGTGAAGAGTCTGCACGCTGAAGTGCAGCATCTCACCGGATCCAGCGACTGCACGAGAAGTGGCGCGATGGCTGAATCTCTGCCCTCCCTGACCCGGCTCTACCAAAGAGACATGCAGGCCCTGGGTGTTCTCATCGCAGAGATATTCTTCTCCTTCAAACTGAGGGGACTGAAGCCAGGCACGCCGCTCGCCCAGCGTTTCCAAGCCGTGATGAAGCTTTGCTCTGCCAGCCTGCGGGACGTACCGCTGTCATTGCACCACGCTCTCGAGACGCTGCTGCTCATAGAGAAACACTCCGGAGAAGCACACAGAGAAATCCCGGACTGTCCGCGTCCACTCCTCTTCAAGTACGACCCCATCTGCGACGGCCTCCCTCCTCCGAACCCCTGCCAGTTATTGAACTCCGTCATCTCGCCCTTTCCTTTCCCACCCTATTTCCCAGCACTTCATAATTTCATCTTCTCCTTCCACACCAAGATGGAGACGACGTGTGGTGCTCAAGGAAGGGACGTCGTCTTCCACCTGTGGCAGCAGCTTGAGACGCTTTTGCGCGGGAACATCACCGCCGAAGGTCTTGAGATTCTCTTGCCCTTCATTCTCGCCCTCATGCTCGAGGAATCCACAGCTGTCTACGCTGCTTGGTACCTTTTCGAGCCCATCTCCAGAGTACTGGGTCCCAGGAATGCAAACAAGTACCTACTGAAGCCCCTGATCAACGTCTACGAAAACCCTCATTGCCTGCGAGGACGTTTCTATCTCTACACTGACTGTTTCATCCTGCAGCTGATTGTGAGGCTCGGCCTGAAGGCCTTTCTCTCCAGCCTACTTCCCCACGTATTGCAGGTCATCACTGGCTTTGAAAGCTGCACCTCAGGCTCCGGTGCAGACACGTGTAAAGGACTGAGGGCCGGGACCTGTAATcttgaagaggaagaggacttCCAGTGCGGTGAGGTGCGGCCCTCGTCTGGGTCTGTCAGCGGGAATATGGGCGGTGGCAGCGGAGGCAGTGGAGTCGGAGACGCGGGAATGGTCGACTACTCGTCAGGCATCAGTCTGAACGATCAAGTGTTTCTCTCCGAGGCCGAGGACTTTCAGAACGGGTTCTACGTTAACAACGGAGCTTCTGTGGCTGCCGGGAAACAGCACAACCACAACTCTGCCTCcaaggaccaggaccaggagtctCTGAGTGTGGGCAAACTCAGCGACAAAAGCAGCACAAGTGAACTCTCGCTGGGCGACGGAGACTCGATTCGCGACCGGGTCAGTCTCAAGTCGGCCGACAGCAGCCAGGACCTGAAGCACGGCagcgagggagaggagggaggagaactggaggaagaggaggtgactGAGGCCAACGAGGGGAAGGAAACCACCGAAACCAACCTGGAGCTGTCGCTCTCTGGCTGCACTGAAGCTTCAGGAGCCACAGTTGTTACTCTGGAGGGCGAGTTCATCAACGGGATGGCTCTGGAAGAACCGGAGAAAGACATCGTGGGAAGACAAGAGGACGACGACGGCCAGGATCCATCAGAGAACTCTGAAGAGAAGGAGCAAAAGATTCTTCTAG ACACGATGTGCAAAACCGTTCGCTGGCTCTCTGCGAAGCTCGGACCGACGCTCACGTCTCGATTCATAGCCAGAAATTTGCTGCGTTTGCTGACAAACTGCTACATCG GGCCTGAGAACCACCTGTTTGTGGCTCCTGCTCAGGAGCAGAGCAGCCTGGACAGCGTGGGAATGGGCAGCGTGTATGAGAAGAAACCTGTGGTTGGTGATCACACAGCGGTTCCTGTGCTGGACTGTCTCATCTACATCGCTCAGCTCTATGGAGAGCCTGTGCTGACGTACCAGTACCTGCCTTATATAGGATACCTG GTGTCTCCGCCGTCTTCACAGCGCCTCAACACACGTAAGGAGGCGAGTCTGCTCGCGGCTGTCGCGCTCACGCAGAAGATCGTCGTCTTCCTCTCTGACACCACCCTGATGGACATGCTCATGAAGATCAATCAGGACGTGCTTCTGCCTCTGCTCGACCTGCTCACCACTCCCACTATGgg TTTCCCCAGCGGGGTGCAGACGCGCACCGCAGTGTGTCTGAAGACTCTCAGCCTGATGGCTCTTATCTGTCTGCGCATCGGGAGGGAGATGGTGCAGCAGCACATGGCTGACACTCTGCGGGGCTTCTTCgctgttttctctctgctgcaTTGTCTGCAGccccag CTGGACAGCGCCCCCCGCAGAGTTGTGGGAGAAGTGACAGTGGTGGACGTGTGTACGCCCGGAGAGTCGAACGTGACGTACGAGTTGAGCGTCTTGGAGGAGCTGCAGACCGTCTTCAATTCTCAGATGGCCCACGCCTCCTACATCCCCTTCTACTGTCTGATAG GTGACGTGGCGATCCGTAAGCTGGTTCCCAACCATCAGCTGGTTTGGCAGTTGGCTCAGTCCTACCACCAGAGTCTGAGTCAGGTGACACCCGAGACCAACGCCACGGCAACGTCCAGGCCAGAGCAGCCTCCCTCCTCCATGGATCTGTCTGGCAGACGGCCTTTCCCTGCACCGTCAAACAGCTCCAGTCCTCTGGGAGACTCCCTCCCCGAGTCCGGCACGTTTGGGAGCCACCTGGTCGGAAACCGTATCCAGGTGTCCCGGGACTCTGAGTCGGGCTTGGCCACCTCTTGGGGTCGCTCCAGCCACACCGCGCCGAGCGTCACCACGTCATCCACCTTCACCGCAGCGTCTGTGAACACGTTTGCTGCACTTCCCACCTCCTGGTTGACGGGTTCAAACCTGGAGGACAGCGCACTGAAGCAGGAGCTGCCCCGCAGCGGCCGCTCGCTGCAGGGAAACTGGCTGGCGTACTGGCAGTACGAGATCGGTCTGAACCAGCAGGATCCACACTTCCACTTCCACCAGATCCGACTGCAGAGCTTCCTCGGACACTCGGGCACCACAAAGTGTTTGGCGCCCCTAGCTGGTGAGGATTACTTCCTCTCTGGCAGCAAAGACAAGACTGTGAAGCTCTGGCCGCTGTATAACCACGGCGACGGGACGCAGGAGGTGGAGCCTCGGCTCACGTACAGCGAACACCGGAAGTCCATCTTCTACGTGGGACAGCTAGAGACTTCGCAGGAGGTCGTCAGCTGCGACGGCACCATTCACCTGTGGGACCAGTATACAG GCAAATGGATCCGCTCGTATGAAGCTGTGGACGGGAAGAATCCCATCACAGCGGTCACGACGATGCCGGCTCCTCAGTGCAGCGTCGTGTTTGGCAGCGCAGACTCTGTTCTACGCTTCATTGATCCTCGCAAACCAGGACTGCAG CATGAATTCCGTCTGGCGTACAGCAATCTGAGCGCCGGTCTCATCCGTTACCTGGCGGTGAGTCCTTCAGGGCGGACGGTGGCCGCAGGTTTCTCGTCGGGCTTCATTGTTCTTCTCGACGCTCGGACGGGACTCATTCTGAAGGGCTGGCCTGCTCATGAAGGAGATATCCTCCAGATGAAG GCCGCAGAGGGAAACTTGGTGGTCAGCTCGTCCACAGACCACACCCTCGCCGTGTGGAAGGACCTGGAGAACAAGCCCGTGCGTCAGTACAAGTCCCCGTCCGACCCCATCCACGCCTTCGACCTCTATGGCTCGGAGATCGTGTCGGGAACGGTGGCGAACAAGATCGGGGTGTACTCGATGGCCGACATCTCCCTGAGCCCCGTCAGCAGCACCAAGCTGAGCTCGGAGAACTTCCGCGGGACTCTGACCAGCCTGGCCGTGCTGCCCACCAAGAGGCTCCTGCTGCTCGGCTCCGAGAACGGAGCCATCCGCTTGTTAGCTTAG